Within the Bacteroidia bacterium genome, the region CCTGAAGTACAAACAAAGCTGACTCATTCCTGAATTTCGCGATAGTGGAATATCAGGAATCTCCTGCGCTTGAAGCCCTTGCAAGGGTTCCGTAGCTGCTTTTACAATCGGAGATTACAGCCTTCACGGGAATGACAAACATTTCGGGAATTCTGGAATTTACAGGGTTTATATTATAGCATGATATCGCAATGAGATGTATGCCGTTGGGTTGCTCCAGATCATCTTTGACCAGCAGCCACAGCCATTAATTGAGTCATATATAAATGGAGGATCCTCATTTATCGGAGATCTTTCGCAGATGGATTATATGACGTTTAGCGATCTGTATGATAACTTCTTTCCATTTCCCGGCCCTTGCTCTCCGGGCGATATTCCTTGCATGGTAATGCACCTGCAAGGCATCCCTGCTGCGGACAATGCAAATTTTCTAACCTTACAACCTGTATATCTTGAAGCAGCTAAACACGTAATCTATAATATAGAAAGCCAGGGTGCAGGGAGTACATTCTTTAGCTATATAAATGCGGCATACGACCTCAGCATAGTGGTTTCGTGGATGAATGCTGCCCACGGAGATTGTGGAATGTATGGATTGTTGCTGAGTTGGAACCGGGATGCGATTGAGGCTGCGCTCAGCTCTTATGCGAATTTAGAATCGTTGCTCACACTACTCTATGACGAGGACAATGCTGATTTTCTCAGTATTATCGTAGATCAACTGGAAGCAGTATACCGTTCCACCATTGCCTCGCTTTATGATCTGGAAGACGTATTGAGCCATATAGCATCTCATTACGACCAGGCCACGGCTGACGCGGTGCTGGCAGCCATCACCACCCACACAGATGCGCTGACGGACTTTTTCCGCATCAGCGAGCACCCTATGTATGGCAGCAGCAGGCTTGGCATAGCGCGTAGCGATGAAGCCATATACTGGCACAATGTCTCCGGGCCGGATGGAACTGGCGAGTTGCAGGTAGATTTGGAAAATGCCTACCGACTGGTGGGCAAAAAACATTATGAACTTTCCAACCATTTAGGTAATGTGCTCACGGTGATAACGGATAAGAAACTAGCGGTGGAAGATGCTCTCGGTGCTATTGCCTACTATAAAGCGGATATTTTATCGGCCCAGGACTACTATCCGTTCGGGATGGTGATGACAAGGCGCTCTTTCTCAAGCCCTACCTATCGTTACGGGTTTAATGGACAGGAGAAGGATGATGAAATAAGCGGGGCAGGGAACAGTTATACCGCAGAATACTGGCAATATGACTCCAGGCTAGGAAGAAGGTGGAATATCGATCCGTTAACTTATCCATGGCAAGGGAGTTACGTAACGTTTAATAACAACCCAATCATTTTCGTAGACCCTTTAGGCTTATTTGGGACAAGAAAGGAGGCTAAGGATTATAAGAAATCAAATGACGTAAAAGGTCGGATACATAAAAACGATGATGGTAACTATTCAATTGATAATAAAAAAGAACACTGGTCTATCTATGAGGATGAAGATCTAGGAATTCAAAAGGCAGCTCTTTTCTTTGAAAGAAGGCCCGACAATAAAAATTTCACTCCTTGGGAATTAGGGGTTGAATGGCTTACTGGTACGGGCGCAAGATCTCGAACCTTTATTGAAGGGGATAAAATCACGGGGATGTATCGAAACCATGAACATGTACAGCAAACAAAGAATAAGATTGCTAAACAGCTTAATAAGAGAATAGATCAATTACCCATTGAAGGACAAAACCCATACAACTTAAGTGGTATTGAAGGCGTTGGGAAATATCTTAAAGACTATTCTACTCTGGCAACTGCTGGCTTGACAGGAAATCTTATTTATACTTACCTCGGTTCTCATAGCCTTCAATATACCATAAGTGATGTCGACATAGAGAATCGTATTGCTATCGTTACCTTTTTAGTTCATA harbors:
- a CDS encoding RHS repeat-associated core domain-containing protein, which encodes MYAVGLLQIIFDQQPQPLIESYINGGSSFIGDLSQMDYMTFSDLYDNFFPFPGPCSPGDIPCMVMHLQGIPAADNANFLTLQPVYLEAAKHVIYNIESQGAGSTFFSYINAAYDLSIVVSWMNAAHGDCGMYGLLLSWNRDAIEAALSSYANLESLLTLLYDEDNADFLSIIVDQLEAVYRSTIASLYDLEDVLSHIASHYDQATADAVLAAITTHTDALTDFFRISEHPMYGSSRLGIARSDEAIYWHNVSGPDGTGELQVDLENAYRLVGKKHYELSNHLGNVLTVITDKKLAVEDALGAIAYYKADILSAQDYYPFGMVMTRRSFSSPTYRYGFNGQEKDDEISGAGNSYTAEYWQYDSRLGRRWNIDPLTYPWQGSYVTFNNNPIIFVDPLGLFGTRKEAKDYKKSNDVKGRIHKNDDGNYSIDNKKEHWSIYEDEDLGIQKAALFFERRPDNKNFTPWELGVEWLTGTGARSRTFIEGDKITGMYRNHEHVQQTKNKIAKQLNKRIDQLPIEGQNPYNLSGIEGVGKYLKDYSTLATAGLTGNLIYTYLGSHSLQYTISDVDIENRIAIVTFLVHNTSTIQSATRPPVIGYQELS